The Xanthomonas sp. DAR 34887 genome has a segment encoding these proteins:
- a CDS encoding rhodanese-like domain-containing protein translates to MHNPVLQTPAASSADALRHFAAKRSLETDCWDVHAALSGADAGFVLLDVRSPALYAQGHLPGARNLPHAKIVQGKLSAYPAGTLFVVYCAGPHCNGADKAALRLAALQRPVKLMIGGVTGWLDEGFALVRGDAGADLA, encoded by the coding sequence GTGCACAATCCCGTGCTGCAGACACCTGCCGCCTCCAGCGCCGACGCGCTGCGCCATTTCGCCGCCAAGCGCTCTCTGGAGACCGATTGCTGGGACGTGCATGCCGCGTTGTCCGGCGCCGACGCCGGCTTCGTCCTGCTCGACGTCCGTTCCCCGGCGCTGTACGCACAGGGCCACCTGCCGGGCGCGCGCAACCTGCCCCACGCCAAGATCGTGCAGGGGAAACTGTCCGCCTACCCCGCCGGCACCCTGTTCGTGGTGTATTGCGCCGGCCCGCACTGCAACGGCGCCGACAAGGCGGCGCTGCGTCTGGCGGCGCTGCAACGCCCGGTGAAGCTGATGATCGGCGGCGTCACCGGCTGGCTGGACGAGGGTTTCGCGCTGGTGCGTGGCGATGCCGGCGCGGACCTTGCCTGA
- a CDS encoding helix-turn-helix domain-containing protein produces MVALAYPNLCLFEFGIAAELFGLQRPELDLPWYRFGVAMTARKVHSGIGGLRVAADGGLELLRKAHTIVVPGWSGPAVSPGAALKAALCAAHARGARLLSICSGAFLLGHCGLLDGRRATTHWRYAQQFRDCFPASTLVCDALYVEDGRIVTSAGSAAGIDAGLHLIRSDFGTAVANRVAQRLVMLPHREGGQRQFVASPVATPRSHPFGGVFDWARQRLHTGIGAADLARAAAMSERNFYRRFKAAIGTTPAHWLQQERVRAAKALLEEGRLDLERVGAACGFATLEAFRAAFRRHVGVAPSVYRSSFGSFA; encoded by the coding sequence GTGGTCGCCTTGGCCTACCCGAACCTGTGCCTGTTCGAGTTCGGCATCGCCGCCGAACTGTTCGGCCTGCAGCGGCCGGAACTGGATCTGCCCTGGTACCGCTTCGGCGTGGCGATGACCGCGCGCAAGGTGCACAGCGGCATCGGCGGGCTGCGGGTCGCCGCCGACGGCGGCCTGGAACTGCTGCGCAAGGCGCATACGATCGTGGTGCCGGGCTGGAGCGGGCCGGCGGTGTCGCCCGGCGCCGCGTTGAAGGCGGCCCTGTGCGCGGCGCATGCCCGCGGCGCGCGGCTGCTGTCGATCTGCTCGGGCGCGTTCCTGCTCGGCCATTGCGGCTTGCTCGACGGGCGCAGGGCGACCACGCATTGGCGCTATGCGCAGCAGTTCCGGGACTGCTTTCCGGCCAGCACCCTGGTCTGCGATGCGCTGTACGTGGAAGACGGCCGCATCGTGACCTCGGCCGGCAGCGCTGCGGGCATCGATGCCGGCCTGCATCTGATCCGCAGCGACTTCGGCACCGCCGTGGCCAACCGCGTGGCGCAGCGCCTGGTGATGCTGCCGCACCGCGAGGGCGGGCAACGCCAGTTCGTCGCCAGCCCGGTCGCTACGCCGCGCAGCCATCCCTTCGGCGGCGTGTTCGACTGGGCGCGGCAGCGGTTGCACACCGGCATCGGCGCCGCCGACCTGGCGCGGGCGGCGGCGATGAGCGAACGCAATTTCTACCGCCGCTTCAAGGCGGCGATCGGCACCACCCCGGCGCATTGGCTGCAGCAGGAGCGGGTGCGCGCGGCGAAAGCCCTGCTCGAGGAGGGGCGGCTGGATCTGGAGCGGGTGGGCGCGGCCTGCGGCTTCGCGACGCTGGAGGCGTTTCGCGCCGCGTTCCGGCGCCATGTGGGCGTGGCGCCATCGGTATACCGCAGCAGCTTCGGCTCGTTCGCCTGA
- a CDS encoding ABC transporter ATP-binding protein, whose protein sequence is MFRWFESLIPVFPAIDPRTPPRGVWRFYAFYLRPVWPVFAATLVAGLLLALVEVAMFDFLARIVDLVAEAPGPDFFVRHRDELLWMAAITLIARPLLTGLHNLLVNQAIMPGLSNRTRWLMHNYVVRQSLNFFQNDFAGRIANRVMQTGTSLRESAVQMVDALWYILVYTGTALYLFAQADVRLMAPLLVWLVAYTALMAYFVPRMQRRAWIASEARSKAMGRIVDGYTNIATLKLFAHAQREEAYVRESIQELAVKHRGQTRMTTAMDFSIAALNGFLIVGTCALALWLWSQGRISVGAITLATGLVIRIHNMSGWIMWVVNGIFEDIGTVQDGMESVAQPIQVQDRADAQALQVSRGEVRFEHIHFHYGKRGGVIAGLDLQVRPGEKIGLVGPSGAGKSTLVNVLLRLYDLESGRILIDGQDIAAVTQESLRGQIGLVTQDTSLLHRSIRDNLLYGRPDASEAQLLAAVRKARADGFIDTLRDGEGRSGYEAHVGERGVKLSGGQRQRIAIARVLLKDAPILVLDEATSALDSEVEAAIQDSLDELMAGKTVIAIAHRLSTIARMDRLVVMDQGAIVETGTHAELVARGGLYARLWARQTGGFVAG, encoded by the coding sequence ATGTTCCGCTGGTTCGAGTCGCTGATTCCCGTGTTTCCCGCCATCGACCCGCGCACGCCGCCGCGCGGGGTGTGGCGCTTCTATGCCTTCTACCTGCGCCCGGTGTGGCCGGTATTCGCCGCCACGCTGGTGGCCGGGCTGCTGCTGGCGCTGGTCGAAGTGGCGATGTTCGATTTCCTGGCACGCATCGTCGACCTGGTCGCCGAGGCGCCGGGGCCGGATTTCTTCGTGCGTCACCGCGACGAATTGCTGTGGATGGCCGCCATCACCCTGATCGCGCGGCCGCTGCTGACCGGGCTGCACAATCTGCTGGTCAACCAGGCGATCATGCCCGGGCTGAGCAACCGCACACGCTGGCTGATGCACAACTACGTGGTGCGGCAGAGCCTGAATTTCTTCCAGAACGATTTCGCCGGACGCATCGCCAACCGGGTCATGCAGACCGGCACCTCGCTGCGCGAATCGGCGGTGCAGATGGTCGATGCGCTGTGGTACATCCTGGTCTACACCGGCACCGCGCTGTACCTGTTCGCGCAGGCCGACGTGCGGCTGATGGCGCCGCTGCTGGTGTGGCTGGTGGCCTACACGGCGCTGATGGCGTACTTCGTGCCGCGCATGCAACGGCGCGCGTGGATCGCCTCGGAGGCGCGCTCCAAGGCGATGGGCCGCATCGTCGACGGCTACACCAATATCGCCACGCTGAAGCTGTTCGCGCATGCCCAGCGCGAGGAGGCCTATGTGCGCGAGTCGATCCAGGAGCTGGCGGTCAAGCACCGTGGGCAGACCCGGATGACCACCGCCATGGATTTCTCGATCGCGGCGTTGAACGGTTTCCTGATCGTCGGCACCTGCGCGCTGGCGCTGTGGCTGTGGAGCCAGGGGCGGATCAGCGTCGGCGCGATCACCCTGGCCACCGGGCTGGTGATCCGCATCCACAACATGTCCGGCTGGATCATGTGGGTGGTCAACGGCATCTTCGAGGACATCGGCACGGTGCAGGACGGCATGGAGAGCGTGGCCCAGCCGATCCAGGTGCAGGACCGCGCCGATGCGCAGGCGTTGCAGGTCAGCCGCGGCGAGGTGCGTTTCGAGCACATCCATTTCCACTACGGCAAGCGTGGCGGGGTGATCGCCGGGCTCGACCTGCAGGTGCGGCCGGGCGAGAAGATCGGCCTGGTGGGGCCGTCGGGCGCCGGCAAATCGACCCTGGTCAATGTGTTGCTGCGGCTGTACGACCTGGAGAGCGGGCGCATCCTGATCGACGGCCAGGACATTGCCGCGGTGACCCAGGAAAGCTTGCGCGGGCAGATCGGCCTGGTCACCCAGGACACCTCGCTGCTGCACCGCTCGATCCGCGACAACCTGTTGTACGGCCGCCCCGACGCCAGCGAGGCGCAACTGCTGGCGGCGGTGCGCAAGGCGCGCGCCGATGGTTTCATCGACACGCTGCGCGACGGCGAAGGCCGCAGCGGTTATGAGGCGCATGTCGGCGAACGCGGGGTCAAGCTGTCCGGCGGCCAGCGTCAGCGCATCGCCATCGCCCGCGTGCTGTTGAAGGACGCGCCGATCCTGGTGCTGGACGAAGCCACCTCGGCGCTGGATTCGGAAGTGGAGGCGGCGATCCAGGACAGCCTGGACGAACTGATGGCGGGCAAGACGGTGATCGCGATCGCGCACCGGCTCTCGACCATCGCGCGCATGGATCGCCTGGTGGTCATGGACCAGGGCGCGATCGTCGAAACCGGCACCCATGCCGAACTGGTCGCGCGCGGCGGCCTGTACGCACGGCTGTGGGCGCGGCAGACCGGCGGTTTTGTCGCGGGGTAG
- a CDS encoding DUF885 domain-containing protein, producing the protein MRKHLLAAALLAALAGCQKPADAPTAASAATPGAAANAADPAADAAFAALSKRAVDTWMQLSPVGATQTGDHRYDSELDDLSAAGRQKSLEASKQLLAELDKLQVGKLSRENQVDAAILRNQLQSDIWGSEVSQSWAWDPQVYNGLAGGAIYGLMAREFAPLPERLKSATARMEKIPALFAQARANLDPARVPLINAQTVAKQNQGILSIVDTFIAPHVKELPEADAQRLQAAIDGLKKAVAEQQTWLDKTLVPNAKGDFRIGAENYDQKLKFALNSSLSRAEIKQRAEAELKRVREEMYGIARTVLKDRPNAPALVDAPNDAQQQAAIEAALELAYAQHPARDKVVEEAKASLASSTDFVRAKNLLTLPDAPVDIILMPEFQRGVAVAYCDSPGPLDKNLKTFYAVSPIPDDWNAQQAESFLREYNGRMIHLLSIHEGVPGHYVEGWHSAKFPSTLRGVLRSGTFAEGWAVYTERMMQEQGYLDNDPLFHLVQLKFYLRTLANALLDQGVHVDNWSKEQAMQLMVHDTFQQQSEAEGKWVRAQLTSAQLPTYFVGVQEHLDLRKAMQAKLGDKFDLKAYHDQVLSYGAPPVRFVRELMLDEPIQ; encoded by the coding sequence ATGCGCAAGCACCTGCTCGCTGCCGCCCTGCTCGCCGCCCTCGCCGGCTGCCAGAAACCCGCCGACGCGCCGACCGCGGCATCCGCCGCCACGCCCGGCGCGGCCGCCAATGCCGCCGATCCGGCCGCCGACGCGGCCTTCGCCGCGCTGTCCAAGCGTGCCGTGGACACCTGGATGCAGCTGTCTCCGGTCGGCGCCACCCAGACCGGCGATCACCGCTACGACAGCGAACTGGACGATCTCAGCGCCGCTGGCCGGCAGAAGAGCCTGGAGGCGAGCAAGCAACTGCTGGCCGAGCTGGACAAACTGCAGGTGGGCAAGCTCTCGCGCGAGAACCAGGTGGATGCGGCGATCCTGCGCAACCAGTTGCAGTCGGACATCTGGGGCAGCGAAGTGTCGCAGAGCTGGGCGTGGGATCCGCAGGTCTACAACGGCCTGGCCGGCGGCGCGATCTACGGGCTGATGGCGCGCGAATTCGCGCCGCTGCCGGAGCGGCTGAAATCCGCCACCGCGCGCATGGAAAAGATCCCGGCGCTGTTCGCGCAGGCGCGCGCGAACCTGGACCCGGCGCGGGTGCCGCTGATCAACGCGCAGACCGTGGCCAAGCAGAACCAGGGCATCCTCAGCATCGTCGATACCTTCATCGCTCCGCACGTCAAGGAACTGCCGGAGGCCGACGCGCAGCGCCTGCAGGCGGCGATCGACGGGCTGAAGAAGGCGGTGGCCGAACAGCAGACCTGGCTGGACAAGACCCTGGTGCCCAACGCCAAGGGCGATTTCCGCATCGGCGCGGAGAACTACGACCAGAAGCTGAAATTCGCGCTCAACTCCTCGCTGTCGCGTGCCGAGATCAAGCAGCGCGCCGAGGCCGAGCTCAAGCGCGTGCGCGAGGAGATGTACGGCATCGCCCGCACCGTGCTCAAGGACCGCCCGAACGCGCCGGCGCTGGTCGATGCGCCGAACGACGCGCAGCAGCAGGCCGCGATCGAGGCTGCGCTGGAACTGGCCTACGCGCAGCATCCGGCGCGCGACAAGGTGGTCGAGGAGGCCAAGGCCTCGCTGGCCTCCTCCACCGACTTCGTCCGCGCCAAGAACCTGCTGACCCTGCCCGATGCGCCGGTGGACATCATCCTGATGCCCGAATTCCAGCGCGGCGTGGCGGTGGCGTACTGCGACTCGCCCGGCCCGCTGGACAAGAACCTGAAGACCTTCTACGCGGTGTCGCCGATTCCCGACGACTGGAACGCGCAGCAGGCCGAGTCGTTCCTGCGCGAATACAACGGCCGCATGATCCACCTGCTGAGCATCCATGAAGGCGTGCCCGGCCACTACGTGGAAGGCTGGCACTCGGCCAAGTTCCCCTCGACCCTGCGCGGCGTGCTGCGCTCGGGCACCTTCGCCGAAGGCTGGGCGGTGTACACCGAGCGGATGATGCAGGAGCAGGGCTACCTGGACAACGATCCGCTGTTCCATCTGGTGCAGCTGAAGTTCTACCTGCGCACCCTCGCCAACGCGCTGCTGGACCAGGGCGTGCACGTGGACAACTGGAGCAAGGAACAGGCGATGCAGCTGATGGTGCACGACACCTTCCAGCAGCAGAGCGAAGCCGAAGGCAAGTGGGTACGCGCGCAGCTGACCTCGGCGCAGCTGCCGACCTACTTCGTCGGCGTGCAGGAGCACCTGGACCTGCGCAAGGCGATGCAGGCCAAGCTCGGCGACAAGTTCGACCTGAAGGCCTACCACGACCAGGTGCTGTCCTACGGCGCGCCGCCGGTGCGTTTCGTGCGCGAGCTGATGCTGGACGAGCCGATCCAGTGA
- a CDS encoding GFA family protein gives MNYTGSCHCGRIAFELETEAPIAEVYDCNCSMCRRRGGLLWFGARAALSLRSAPQALGTYRFNRQHIDHHHCPDCGIAPFSEGTHPKTGEATVAVNVRCLPELDLRALQVHTVDGASL, from the coding sequence ATGAACTACACCGGCAGTTGCCATTGCGGGCGCATCGCATTCGAACTGGAAACCGAGGCGCCGATCGCCGAGGTCTACGACTGCAACTGTTCCATGTGCCGCCGCCGCGGCGGGCTGCTGTGGTTCGGCGCGCGCGCGGCGCTGTCGTTGCGCAGCGCGCCGCAGGCCCTGGGCACGTATCGGTTCAATCGCCAGCACATCGACCATCACCATTGCCCGGACTGCGGCATCGCCCCGTTCAGCGAGGGGACCCATCCCAAGACCGGCGAGGCGACGGTGGCGGTCAACGTGCGCTGCCTGCCCGAGCTGGACCTGCGCGCGTTGCAGGTGCACACCGTGGATGGAGCGAGCCTGTGA
- a CDS encoding DUF4349 domain-containing protein: MTARALRRCAPLLLALALAACSKHSAESAAEAPAAGPAAAPTADGRAAMLAYEHEVEVQLPATQIDARLKQVQDSCLSGRFGACNVLSMQQRGGEHPQATLSVRIVPAGVEPLIAQAGNGGEIGSRSTHAEDLAQAVQDNAALQQRLQAEQRRLQEFQQRRDLSVADMISLSAKQAELETQLLAASQDAAQQRRRIETQRLTLQFAALDGERSRSEIGEAFADMGSIFASATAWAIRTIAALTPFALLGAVLLWVVAWLRRRRRRS; encoded by the coding sequence GTGACCGCACGCGCGTTGCGCCGCTGCGCGCCGCTGCTGCTCGCGCTGGCGCTCGCCGCCTGCTCCAAGCACAGCGCCGAAAGCGCCGCCGAGGCGCCCGCCGCCGGGCCGGCCGCGGCCCCGACCGCGGACGGGCGCGCGGCGATGCTGGCCTACGAGCACGAGGTGGAGGTGCAACTGCCGGCCACGCAGATCGACGCGCGGCTCAAGCAGGTGCAGGACAGCTGCCTGAGCGGCCGCTTCGGCGCCTGCAACGTGCTGTCGATGCAACAGCGCGGCGGCGAGCATCCGCAGGCCACGCTGAGCGTGCGCATCGTGCCGGCCGGAGTGGAGCCGCTGATCGCGCAGGCCGGCAACGGCGGCGAGATCGGCAGCCGCAGCACGCATGCCGAGGACCTGGCGCAGGCGGTGCAGGACAACGCCGCGCTGCAGCAGCGGCTGCAGGCCGAGCAGCGCCGCCTGCAGGAATTCCAGCAGCGCCGCGACCTCAGCGTCGCCGACATGATCAGTCTGTCGGCGAAGCAGGCCGAGCTCGAAACGCAATTGCTGGCCGCCAGCCAGGACGCGGCGCAGCAGCGCCGGCGCATCGAGACGCAGCGCTTGACCCTGCAGTTCGCCGCGCTCGACGGCGAGCGCAGCCGCAGCGAGATCGGCGAAGCCTTCGCCGACATGGGCTCGATCTTCGCCTCGGCCACCGCCTGGGCGATCCGCACGATCGCGGCGCTGACCCCGTTCGCGCTGCTCGGCGCGGTGCTGTTGTGGGTGGTCGCCTGGCTGCGTCGGCGGCGCAGGCGCAGCTAG
- a CDS encoding DUF2867 domain-containing protein, with translation MSTAPLRETAAAQAGFPSVRLASYSGGLPVEVTLIAQLGAGAGDPLIAQACVRQRAHPNFHDALDEPSARLADTDFANGESTALFSFAVGANGHPFHRHAGHRMFTAITGSGGAQLRFSTASMAQLEQDPQHFLAALRHVDLPADCLFTVRFGGGTWHQFAPLRANAAHPAFFALSCHSDEAGGDLRPEVRERVMAGSADIATLTELLPHAVSDLLASPQAQALQVPTVRLSLSASPGSRRLAWCADLRARSGRLRQALSAWRHPPGFAALAPRLAAVRSLPQPVPGSLLWDHLQVHDHQDSVRLRLQPHQLRQGGAHALMVALLEGFMQRRPLGVTWLMRIRNALVAPLRLRTSPLGCPVSSLLSPQRERLFAGRFPVLGQAHAAHDRRAQVLLGADDRHLVFRSCVGLDIAEDGSVELSLDTRVACRNWFGRLYMALIARGHRHYIAPAMLRAAAEALLAPVFDETTVDQAAFGSAAPQPR, from the coding sequence ATGTCCACCGCCCCGCTCCGCGAAACCGCTGCCGCACAGGCAGGTTTTCCCTCCGTACGCCTGGCCTCGTACAGCGGCGGGCTGCCGGTGGAAGTGACCCTGATCGCACAGCTCGGCGCCGGCGCCGGCGATCCGCTGATCGCGCAGGCCTGCGTGCGCCAGCGCGCGCACCCGAACTTCCACGATGCGCTGGACGAACCGTCGGCGCGGCTGGCCGACACCGATTTCGCCAATGGCGAATCGACGGCGCTGTTCTCCTTCGCGGTCGGCGCGAACGGGCATCCCTTCCATCGCCACGCCGGGCACCGCATGTTCACCGCGATCACCGGCAGCGGCGGCGCGCAGCTGCGCTTCAGCACCGCCTCGATGGCGCAGCTCGAACAGGACCCGCAGCATTTCCTGGCCGCGTTGCGCCATGTCGACCTGCCCGCCGACTGCCTGTTCACCGTGCGCTTCGGCGGCGGCACCTGGCACCAGTTCGCGCCGCTGCGCGCGAATGCGGCGCATCCGGCGTTCTTCGCCCTGTCCTGCCACAGCGACGAGGCCGGCGGCGATCTGCGCCCGGAGGTACGCGAACGGGTCATGGCCGGCAGCGCCGACATCGCCACGTTGACCGAATTGCTGCCGCATGCGGTGAGCGACCTGCTGGCGTCGCCGCAGGCGCAGGCGCTGCAGGTGCCGACCGTGCGCCTGTCGCTGTCCGCATCGCCCGGCAGCCGGCGGCTGGCCTGGTGCGCGGACCTGCGCGCGCGCAGCGGGCGCCTGCGGCAGGCGCTGAGCGCATGGCGGCATCCGCCCGGCTTCGCCGCGCTGGCGCCGCGCCTGGCGGCCGTGCGCTCGCTGCCGCAGCCGGTGCCCGGCTCGCTGCTGTGGGACCACCTGCAGGTGCACGACCACCAGGACAGCGTGCGCCTGCGCCTGCAGCCGCATCAGCTGCGCCAGGGCGGCGCGCATGCGCTGATGGTGGCGCTGCTGGAAGGTTTCATGCAGCGCCGTCCGCTCGGCGTGACCTGGCTGATGCGGATCCGCAACGCGCTGGTCGCGCCGCTGCGGCTGCGCACCTCGCCGCTGGGCTGCCCGGTGTCTTCGCTGTTGTCGCCACAGCGCGAGCGCCTGTTCGCCGGCCGCTTCCCGGTGCTGGGCCAGGCGCACGCCGCGCACGACCGGCGCGCGCAGGTGCTGCTCGGCGCCGACGACCGGCACCTGGTGTTCCGCAGCTGCGTGGGCTTGGACATCGCCGAGGACGGCAGCGTGGAACTGAGCCTGGACACGCGGGTGGCCTGCCGCAACTGGTTCGGCCGCCTGTACATGGCGCTGATCGCGCGCGGCCATCGCCACTACATCGCCCCGGCGATGCTGCGCGCCGCGGCCGAGGCGTTGCTGGCCCCGGTGTTCGACGAGACCACGGTGGACCAGGCCGCGTTCGGCAGCGCCGCGCCGCAGCCGCGCTGA
- a CDS encoding metalloregulator ArsR/SmtB family transcription factor — protein MSIDRVFEALASRPRREILAYLSAQELTAGQIGQRFAMSAPAISRHLSVLEAAGLVSSERRGQFVVYRLTPDNLVNTLSGFAFEVCPSAGPLKREARKLAKKNA, from the coding sequence ATGTCCATCGATCGCGTCTTCGAAGCCCTCGCCTCCCGCCCGCGCCGCGAGATCCTGGCCTACCTGTCGGCGCAGGAGCTCACTGCCGGGCAGATCGGGCAGCGCTTCGCGATGAGCGCGCCGGCGATCTCGCGGCACCTGTCGGTGCTGGAAGCGGCCGGACTGGTGTCGAGCGAGCGCCGCGGCCAGTTCGTGGTGTACCGGCTGACCCCCGACAACCTGGTCAACACGCTCAGCGGCTTCGCCTTCGAGGTCTGCCCCAGCGCCGGCCCGCTCAAGCGCGAAGCGCGCAAGCTGGCGAAAAAGAACGCCTGA
- a CDS encoding LytR/AlgR family response regulator transcription factor: MSFTALVIDDEPIARHAIVRLLRADPDIELLGECGDGASAVIAIRSQSPDLVFLDIQMPAMTGMDVLATIGAAHMPATIFVTAYEQYAVRAFEANAVDYLVKPFSRERFAETLQRAKRRLSAGSGVGSFAEARILQTLDALRQRDDYLQRIPVRVDEAVVLVAVEDIVWIKASRNTVLIHLADRTHELRETMATLAARLDPRHFARVHRSAIVNLRRVKAIHPWFNGHHVVTMDTGQQLRMSRYQHEAFLRLVTTRKES, from the coding sequence ATGAGCTTCACCGCGCTGGTGATCGACGACGAGCCGATCGCGCGCCACGCCATCGTGCGGCTGCTGCGCGCCGATCCGGACATAGAACTGCTGGGCGAATGCGGCGACGGCGCATCTGCGGTCATCGCGATCCGCAGCCAGTCGCCCGACCTGGTGTTCCTGGACATCCAGATGCCGGCGATGACCGGCATGGACGTCTTGGCCACGATCGGGGCGGCCCACATGCCGGCGACGATCTTCGTCACCGCCTACGAACAGTATGCGGTGCGTGCGTTCGAGGCCAATGCGGTGGACTACCTGGTCAAACCCTTCAGCCGCGAACGCTTCGCCGAGACCTTGCAGCGCGCGAAGCGGCGCCTGTCCGCCGGCAGCGGCGTTGGTTCCTTTGCCGAGGCGCGCATTCTGCAGACCCTGGATGCGCTGCGCCAGCGCGACGACTATCTGCAACGGATTCCGGTGCGCGTCGACGAAGCGGTGGTGCTGGTCGCGGTGGAGGACATCGTCTGGATCAAAGCCAGCCGCAACACGGTGCTGATCCATCTGGCCGACCGTACCCATGAGTTGCGCGAGACCATGGCCACGCTGGCCGCGCGGCTGGACCCGCGCCACTTCGCCCGCGTGCACAGATCGGCGATCGTCAATCTGCGCCGGGTCAAGGCGATCCACCCCTGGTTCAACGGCCACCATGTGGTCACGATGGATACGGGGCAGCAATTGCGCATGAGCCGCTACCAGCACGAAGCCTTCCTGCGCCTGGTGACGACACGCAAGGAAAGTTGA
- a CDS encoding sensor histidine kinase, with product MAARLQIDSGRIVAISLPIVVRALRCFPRLAAAPRMPPSPLDHLWMNVRLGTAQISLPRYIALWTLVAMVFMFQSMVNNGLSSGRWPLGVLIRWSLIQWYTWAALAPAVFRLAERFPVRGAQRFHGLGVQAAASLCVTFAAMVIGALVSTLFEPSGFAEQLGYFLEQHFAIGLLTYWTLFAIQQALHFHAEKARREVEASRLAAELAQSRLQALKSQLQPHFLFNTLHAIVTLLDEDAAAAEDMLLRLSELLRAFLEEYDGQEITLERELALLDLYLGIQRKRYGDRLSTQIYVAPGTLQCAVPSLVLQPLVENAIRHGIGQRVGSDRIEIESRRDGETLSIEVRNGNSTLQENSTAGGHGIGFSNTRLRLKELYGDNADIRLDMLYPQGVSCRIRLPFRELDAEDAPEHVAA from the coding sequence GTGGCGGCGCGGCTGCAAATCGATTCGGGACGAATCGTCGCTATTTCGCTCCCAATCGTAGTGCGCGCGCTCCGGTGCTTTCCACGGCTTGCCGCTGCGCCTAGGATGCCCCCGTCACCCCTCGATCACCTCTGGATGAACGTCCGACTCGGCACTGCCCAAATCAGCCTGCCGCGCTATATCGCGCTGTGGACGCTGGTGGCCATGGTTTTCATGTTCCAGAGCATGGTCAACAACGGTCTGTCTTCCGGCAGATGGCCTCTCGGGGTGCTCATCCGGTGGTCGCTGATCCAGTGGTACACCTGGGCCGCGCTGGCGCCGGCCGTGTTCCGGCTCGCCGAACGCTTTCCTGTCCGCGGCGCGCAGCGCTTTCACGGGCTTGGCGTGCAGGCAGCGGCCAGCCTGTGCGTGACGTTTGCCGCGATGGTCATCGGTGCGCTGGTCTCCACCCTGTTCGAGCCCAGCGGTTTCGCCGAACAGCTGGGGTATTTCCTGGAGCAGCACTTCGCCATCGGCTTGCTGACCTACTGGACCTTGTTCGCGATCCAGCAAGCGCTGCACTTCCACGCCGAGAAGGCCAGGCGCGAAGTGGAAGCCAGCCGTCTGGCCGCCGAACTCGCGCAGTCGCGCCTGCAAGCGCTGAAGAGCCAGCTGCAACCGCATTTCCTGTTCAACACGCTGCATGCCATCGTCACCCTGCTGGACGAAGACGCCGCCGCCGCCGAGGACATGCTGCTGCGGTTGAGCGAACTGCTGCGCGCGTTCCTGGAAGAATACGACGGCCAGGAAATCACCCTGGAACGCGAACTGGCCCTGCTCGATCTGTATCTGGGCATCCAGCGCAAGCGCTATGGCGACCGCCTGAGCACGCAGATCTATGTCGCGCCCGGCACCCTGCAGTGCGCGGTGCCCAGCCTGGTGCTGCAGCCGCTGGTGGAGAACGCGATCCGCCATGGCATCGGTCAGCGTGTCGGCAGCGACCGCATCGAGATCGAGAGCCGGCGCGATGGCGAGACGCTGTCCATCGAAGTGCGCAACGGCAACAGCACGCTGCAGGAAAACAGCACTGCGGGTGGACACGGCATCGGCTTCTCCAATACCCGCCTGCGGCTGAAGGAACTTTACGGCGACAACGCCGACATACGGCTCGACATGCTCTATCCGCAAGGCGTTTCCTGCCGTATCCGGTTGCCATTCCGCGAACTGGACGCCGAGGACGCCCCGGAGCACGTCGCCGCATGA